A part of Amycolatopsis camponoti genomic DNA contains:
- a CDS encoding MGH1-like glycoside hydrolase domain-containing protein, translating into MDVTWGRAAAVLEDNWLGSSTVPSRSLYPHQWSWDSAFIAIGLRHLSPSRARRELLTLFSAQWRDGRVPHILFNPDTPPEAYFPGPDFWRARRTSGLIQPPVHARAVLAVHEAEPDHTFLATLYPKLRAWHEYLRTHRDAGGRGLAAIVHPWESGMDNSPAWDEPLARVTPSAGFVRRDLQHGAAADRPSDDDYGRYVRLAADYRDSGYQDFGDFVVEDPGFNAILADAELALAEIAVELGLPAAAATHREAAARVEKAMQEALWDNGFFFARDVRTGERTRAHTCAGLLPLLLPDLAVAPALLATATGPRFRLGRVHGVPSHDLTAADFDAGRYWRGPSWANVGWLVRQGLQRHGEHALAARLGDDLVETASRTEFAEYVDPLTGAGHGARSFGWTAALTLDLLAQPAVVA; encoded by the coding sequence ATGGACGTAACATGGGGGCGGGCCGCGGCTGTGCTGGAAGACAACTGGCTCGGCTCGTCGACCGTGCCCTCACGCTCGCTCTACCCGCACCAGTGGAGCTGGGACTCGGCGTTCATCGCGATCGGCCTGCGGCACCTGTCGCCCTCGCGCGCCCGCCGTGAGCTGCTGACGCTGTTCTCCGCCCAGTGGCGCGACGGCCGCGTCCCGCACATCCTCTTCAACCCCGACACCCCGCCCGAGGCGTACTTCCCCGGCCCGGACTTCTGGCGCGCGCGGCGGACGTCGGGGCTGATCCAGCCGCCGGTGCACGCGCGGGCGGTGCTCGCGGTGCACGAGGCCGAGCCCGACCACACGTTCCTCGCCACGCTGTACCCGAAACTGCGGGCCTGGCACGAGTACCTGCGGACCCACCGCGACGCCGGCGGGCGCGGGCTCGCGGCGATCGTGCACCCGTGGGAGTCCGGCATGGACAACAGCCCGGCCTGGGACGAGCCGCTCGCGCGTGTCACGCCGTCGGCCGGGTTCGTCCGCCGCGACCTGCAGCACGGCGCCGCCGCCGACCGGCCGAGCGACGACGACTACGGCCGGTACGTCCGCCTCGCCGCGGACTACCGGGACAGCGGCTACCAGGACTTCGGCGACTTCGTCGTGGAGGACCCCGGCTTCAACGCGATCCTGGCCGACGCCGAGCTGGCGCTGGCCGAGATCGCCGTCGAACTCGGCCTGCCCGCGGCCGCCGCCACGCACCGCGAAGCCGCGGCCCGCGTCGAAAAGGCGATGCAGGAAGCCCTGTGGGACAACGGCTTCTTCTTCGCCCGGGACGTCAGGACCGGCGAGCGGACCCGCGCACACACGTGCGCGGGCCTGCTGCCGCTGCTGCTGCCGGACCTGGCCGTCGCCCCGGCCCTGCTGGCGACGGCCACCGGGCCGCGGTTCCGCCTCGGGCGCGTGCACGGCGTCCCGAGCCACGACCTGACCGCGGCGGACTTCGACGCGGGCCGCTACTGGCGCGGCCCGTCGTGGGCCAACGTCGGCTGGCTGGTCCGGCAGGGGCTGCAGCGCCACGGCGAGCACGCCCTCGCCGCCCGGCTGGGCGACGACCTCGTCGAGACGGCGTCACGGACGGAGTTCGCCGAGTACGTCGACCCGCTGACCGGCGCCGGGCACGGCGCCCGGTCGTTCGGCTGGACCGCGGCACTGACCCTGGACCTGCTGGCTCAGCCGGCCGTCGTCGCGTAG
- a CDS encoding ROK family transcriptional regulator — translation MTTSAGELLQLVRTGQATTRKVLLTRSGLSRTTLTARLDRLHAAGLLIEGAQEDSTGGRPARRLRFDDRHAVVLAASVDTMHAEAALTDLSGRRLAHRAGDLRVADGPEPVLGRIAEWFEEMLAGVDRPVCGVGISVPGPVEPGGGRVTQPPIMPGWDGYPIDAFLGARFGAPVLVDNDANLMALGEHRARYPDTAALVVVKASTGIGAGLVIGGEVYRGIDGGAGDIGHVRLPGHEDARCLCGSLGCLAAVAGGGALAARLTDLGLPTTSGSGVRSRILAGSPIAVRLAEEAGRQVGEVLATLVCVVNPGVLVIAGDLAEPHFVAGVREVLYRRALPRSTRNLRVEIGGRGEALGGAVAMVVEAEFAPAAVDRRLGTTG, via the coding sequence ATGACGACCAGCGCCGGCGAGCTGTTGCAGCTGGTCAGGACCGGGCAGGCGACCACGCGGAAAGTCCTGCTCACGCGCAGCGGGCTGTCCCGGACGACGCTCACCGCGCGGCTGGACCGGCTCCACGCGGCGGGCCTGCTGATCGAGGGCGCTCAGGAGGATTCCACGGGCGGCCGTCCGGCCCGGCGGCTGCGCTTCGACGACCGGCACGCCGTCGTCCTCGCCGCGAGCGTCGACACGATGCACGCCGAGGCCGCGCTCACCGACCTGTCGGGACGCCGGCTGGCCCACCGCGCGGGCGACCTGCGCGTCGCCGACGGGCCGGAGCCGGTGCTCGGCCGGATCGCGGAGTGGTTCGAGGAGATGCTGGCCGGGGTCGACCGGCCGGTGTGCGGCGTGGGGATTTCGGTGCCGGGGCCGGTCGAGCCCGGCGGCGGGCGCGTCACGCAGCCGCCGATCATGCCGGGCTGGGACGGCTACCCGATCGACGCCTTCCTCGGTGCGCGGTTCGGCGCCCCGGTGCTGGTCGACAACGACGCGAACCTGATGGCGCTGGGCGAGCACCGCGCCCGCTACCCGGACACGGCCGCGCTGGTCGTGGTCAAGGCGTCCACCGGAATCGGCGCCGGCCTGGTGATCGGTGGCGAGGTGTACCGCGGCATCGACGGGGGCGCGGGCGACATCGGGCACGTCCGCCTGCCCGGCCACGAGGACGCGCGCTGCTTGTGCGGCTCACTCGGCTGCCTGGCGGCGGTGGCCGGCGGAGGCGCGCTGGCCGCCCGTCTGACGGACCTGGGCCTGCCGACGACGTCGGGCTCGGGAGTCCGTTCGCGGATCCTGGCCGGCTCGCCCATCGCGGTGCGGCTCGCCGAGGAGGCCGGGCGGCAGGTGGGGGAGGTGCTCGCGACGCTGGTGTGCGTGGTCAACCCGGGCGTGCTGGTGATCGCCGGGGATCTGGCCGAGCCGCATTTCGTGGCGGGGGTCCGCGAGGTGCTGTACCGGCGGGCGCTGCCGCGTTCGACGCGGAACCTGCGGGTCGAGATCGGTGGGCGCGGGGAAGCTCTCGGTGGGGCGGTGGCCATGGTCGTGGAGGCGGAGTTCGCGCCCGCGGCGGTGGATCGGCGGCTCGGGACGACGGGCTGA